In the Mytilus trossulus isolate FHL-02 chromosome 1, PNRI_Mtr1.1.1.hap1, whole genome shotgun sequence genome, one interval contains:
- the LOC134699243 gene encoding uncharacterized protein LOC134699243 has product METCQICYKTYKDQPSLRRHTRYAHGSEFVQCQFCEYEVPANVKHRLKFHEERRHGIKKTIQKVNKRKMKSVAKKVTPVEPNTSTVSHFQMMPVRNPTPVYVDMPTFNLTPDEEMLFLGRPLQTGSPVELLSLLDRPRPNHTVPSPLTAPNTTIAPVRVPDVSVQPAAVQTIPQTTPLPVTINPNSLMQAYFIATPQPAAVQATSHSHQPLPVISTPSYVTQPYFTATPQPAAVQATSHSHEPLPVISTPSYVTQPYFTATPQPAAVQPSSRTTQPLPVTSTTISQIQPYFTATPQPAAVQATSHSHQPLPVISTPSYVTRPYFTATPQPAAVQPSSQTTQPLPVTSTTISQIQPYFTATPQPAAVQPISPNPSTMQRNDITTSDHSKISEAPFSPPPIVEGYDPEMPWIDGDKRRVEF; this is encoded by the coding sequence ATGGAGACTTGCCAGATATGCTACAAAACCTACAAGGACCAACCCAGTTTGAGGAGGCATACAAGGTATGCACATGGCTCGGAATTTGTCCAGTGCCAGTTCTGTGAATACGAGGTTCCAGCAAATGTGAAGCACCGTTTGAAATTCCATGAAGAGAGACGGCATGGTATTAAGAAGACAATTCAGAAGGTAAACAAGAGGAAAATGAAGTCAGTTGCCAAGAAAGTAACACCAGTAGAGCCAAATACTTCAACTGTCAGCCACTTCCAGATGATGCCTGTCAGAAACCCAACACCAGTTTATGTGGACATGCCAACATTTAATCTAACCCCAGATGAAGAGATGCTGTTTCTGGGAAGACCATTACAGACAGGAAGTCCTGTAGAATTATTGAGTTTGCTAGATAGACCCAGACCGAACCATACAGTTCCGAGTCCACTAACGGCTCCCAACACAACAATAGCTCCTGTTCGAGTTCCAGACGTGTCAGTACAACCAGCGGCAGTACAGACCATTCCACAAACAACTCCACTGCCAGTGACCATCAACCCAAATTCTCTTATGCAGGCATATTTCATAGCAACTCCGCAACCAGCTGCAGTACAGGCCACATCACATTCACATCAGCCTTTGCCGGTTATCAGCACCCCAAGTTATGTCACGCAGCCATATTTCACAGCAACTCCGCAACCAGCTGCAGTACAGGCCACATCACATTCACATGAGCCATTGCCGGTTATCAGCACCCCAAGTTATGTCACGCAGCCATATTTCACAGCAACTCCGCAACCAGCTGCAGTACAGCCCAGTTCAAGGACAACTCAGCCATTGCCGGTTACCAGCACCACAATTTCTCAAATACAACCATATTTCACAGCAACTCCGCAACCAGCTGCAGTACAGGCCACATCACATTCACATCAGCCATTGCCGGTTATCAGCACCCCAAGTTATGTCACGCGGCCATATTTCACAGCAACTCCGCAACCAGCTGCAGTACAGCCCAGTTCACAGACAACTCAGCCATTGCCTGTTACCAGCACCACAATTTCTCAAATACAACCATATTTCACAGCAACTCCGCAACCAGCTGCAGTACAGCCCATTTCACCAAACCCAAGTACCATGCAAAGGAACGACATAACAACTTCGGACCACTCTAAAATCTCAGAAGCACCATTTAGTCCTCCTCCCATTGTCGAGGGTTATGATCCAGAGATGCCATGGATAGATGGAGACAAGAGACGGGTGGAATTTTGA
- the LOC134699252 gene encoding uncharacterized protein LOC134699252 has product MYKGEQLKLANGEIRTTFGQADFNIEINGQKFQQRFVIADIDAPAIVGYNFLYNKNCKLDIRGSKLTIGSKNMEIICQKESNIATILKLATEATTVIPPRSEVLIFSKVVGDSIHLVQATVEPVDTKDKLSVARSLVDPSQGRIILRIANTSNFEKTVQKNTCLAECQAYADVTEPVCEPAAASQNIFKLTDKITNKSNSDSLPDHLVDLFKSGSKLLSETQTLQFHRLLKKHSNAFAKSKNDLGCTDMIQHKINTGNAAPVKQNPRRLPVAMQEEADRELSRMPDAGVIEPSSKGSSSFDKCHLVFVMQALVLNG; this is encoded by the coding sequence ATGTATAAGGGGGAACAGTTGAAACTGGCAAATGGAGAGATAAGAACAACTTTTGGGCAGGCCGAttttaacattgaaataaatGGGCAGAAATTTCAACAACGATTTGTGATTGCAGATATCGACGCGCCAGCTATTGTTGGATACAATTttttgtataacaaaaattgtaaaCTTGACATAAGGGGGAGTAAACTAACCATTGGCAGTAAAAATATGGAAATTATATGTCAAAAAGAGAGTAATATTGCAACCATTTTAAAGCTTGCAACAGAGGCAACTACAGTAATACCCCCAAGATCAGAGGTTTTGATATTTAGTAAAGTGGTAGGTGATTCTATTCATTTAGTGCAGGCTACAGTAGAGCCTGTTGACACAAAAGATAAATTATCAGTCGCCAGATCTTTAGTCGATCCAAGTCAAGGACGAATAATTTTAAGGATTGCTAATACGAGTAACTTTGAAAAAACGGTTCAAAAGAATACATGTCTAGCTGAATGTCAGGCATATGCAGATGTTACGGAACCAGTATGCGAACCTGCGGCTGCTAGTCAAAATATATTCAAGCTTACTGATAAGATTACAAACAAGAGCAATAGCGACAGCTTACCAGATCATCTGGTAGACTTATTTAAATCAGGTAGCAAATTATTATCGGAGACGCAAACTTTGCAATTTCACAGATTGCTCAAGAAACACAGTAATGCGTTTGCAAAGTCTAAAAACGACTTGGGTTGTACTGATATGATACAACACAAGATAAACACTGGAAACGCAGCTCCAGTCAAACAAAACCCGAGACGTTTACCTGTTGCAATGCAAGAGGAAGCAGATCGCGAGTTGAGTCGAATGCCTGATGCTGGGGTTATAGAACCATCAAGCAAGGGCTCTTCCAGTTTCGACAAATGCCATTTGGTCTTTGTAATGCAGGCGCTTGTTTTGAACGGTTGA